One window from the genome of Pedobacter schmidteae encodes:
- a CDS encoding RagB/SusD family nutrient uptake outer membrane protein, giving the protein MKKILYIVMISLFGVSVGCSKYLDSEPLSFTSIANFYKDQDDAEAALTGCYGLLQDSYSVNGRTGVFLIADVGTDEIIGNPYSTPDAEANMDQFLFGRVVKSNLTIKNLWAKVYSGLYSLNLLLSQIDKIDMPELRKTQMKAEARFLRGWHYYYMGMIYGGVPVFTSIPHDIKQKRNTLEEVMKQAIDDLQFAYDNLPDEKLINSGRASKWAAGGYLAKLYCYIASCRKYDTGKGLNFPLNSFDWVDVNESYAKADVLTQNIIGKSGLNLTADYRLLFCEGAVNKQKEEILFSLTPSPQKKIGFALNFYLLPVGSYGGGWGTCRPTQEVYSRYDSLYDARANWVVGGLGTEAVTQTIDNQVYYQPSKLKLVNGEAVDGDYCGNKFRLLKTESKHDDVYYGNYPLLRLADIMLLHAEAVGHISGEAAGREALKVVRSRALIKSRSTDVNKLQTAYRKTDFVEELLDERSRELCFEQQRKFDLVRFNRYQSTIKAISTTRGVWNRNGAIQLVDNVTDTKIWSPIPEEDEIINPNLKPNNPGY; this is encoded by the coding sequence ATGAAAAAGATACTTTATATAGTAATGATCTCATTGTTTGGGGTCTCGGTTGGTTGCTCCAAGTATTTGGATAGCGAGCCGTTGTCATTTACATCTATTGCTAATTTTTATAAAGACCAGGACGATGCTGAAGCTGCACTTACGGGATGTTATGGTTTGTTGCAGGACAGTTATTCTGTAAACGGGCGTACTGGAGTATTTCTAATTGCTGATGTAGGTACGGATGAAATTATAGGTAACCCATATTCTACTCCTGATGCTGAAGCCAATATGGATCAGTTTTTATTTGGCAGGGTTGTGAAAAGTAACCTGACCATAAAAAATCTGTGGGCTAAAGTATATTCAGGTTTGTACAGCCTAAACCTGTTGTTGTCTCAGATCGATAAAATTGACATGCCCGAACTGCGTAAAACGCAGATGAAAGCAGAAGCCAGATTTTTGAGGGGCTGGCATTACTACTATATGGGGATGATTTATGGTGGTGTTCCGGTATTTACCAGTATTCCTCACGATATCAAACAAAAAAGAAATACCCTGGAAGAAGTAATGAAACAGGCAATTGATGACCTACAGTTTGCTTATGATAATCTGCCTGATGAAAAGTTGATAAACTCAGGGCGGGCTTCTAAATGGGCTGCAGGAGGCTATCTGGCCAAATTGTATTGTTATATTGCCAGTTGTAGGAAATATGATACGGGCAAAGGACTTAATTTTCCATTAAACAGCTTTGATTGGGTCGACGTAAATGAGAGTTATGCAAAAGCAGATGTGTTAACTCAAAATATCATTGGTAAAAGTGGATTAAACTTAACTGCGGACTACAGGTTATTGTTTTGCGAGGGGGCTGTAAATAAGCAAAAAGAAGAAATTCTATTCTCTTTGACACCTTCCCCCCAGAAAAAAATAGGCTTTGCACTAAATTTTTATTTGTTGCCAGTCGGCTCCTATGGTGGTGGCTGGGGCACATGCAGACCAACACAGGAAGTATATTCCAGATACGACTCTTTGTACGACGCGCGCGCGAATTGGGTTGTAGGAGGTTTGGGTACTGAGGCTGTAACACAAACCATCGACAATCAGGTGTATTATCAGCCTTCAAAATTGAAACTTGTAAATGGAGAAGCTGTTGATGGTGATTATTGCGGTAATAAATTTAGATTACTGAAAACCGAATCTAAACATGATGATGTTTATTATGGTAATTATCCCTTGCTCCGTCTCGCTGATATTATGCTTTTACATGCAGAAGCAGTAGGTCATATTAGTGGCGAGGCCGCCGGACGCGAGGCCCTGAAAGTTGTAAGGAGTCGGGCCCTGATCAAATCCCGTTCAACCGATGTGAATAAACTGCAGACGGCATATCGCAAAACTGACTTTGTGGAAGAATTGCTGGATGAGCGTTCAAGAGAATTGTGCTTTGAGCAGCAGAGGAAGTTTGACCTTGTTAGGTTCAACAGATACCAGTCTACCATAAAAGCCATATCTACTACTCGTGGGGTATGGAATAGAAATGGTGCCATTCAATTGGTGGATAATGTAACGGATACCAAAATATGGAGCCCGATACCAGAAGAAGATGAAATTATAAACCCTAATCTGAAGCCCAATAACCCAGGTTATTAG